The Paenibacillus beijingensis nucleotide sequence CATTAAGAACACTAACTGTCGTGTTTTATTATTAATTTTAATAGATGAATTTGGTAAAAGTGTGGATGTGTTTACACTATATATTTTATACACCTTCTAAATCCCCCTTTATTCCAGAAATTTTAATATTATCTCTCTTGTTCACTAAATGGATCACCCCCGTTAATCAAATCCTTAAACTGATTAGAAAGCTTATAGATTACTTAACTAACACCACCCTTTCAAAAGATTGGATTTTTTTGAATTCACTTTATCACCTGCATTCAAATTTGTATACAAGTTAGGGGAAGTTGCCGGCTCCTGCCGGCAGAGGTTTATTATACTTCGGATAAAATACCTTGCGTTTTAAAGATGGAACGAATTTCATTCACATGCCCGGTAAAATTACTATCGTTTCTCGATTCGCTATTACGAGGTCTTGGAAGGTTGATGCTAATATCTTTAACCAACTTTCCCGGCCTGCTGCTCATAACGAGCACCCGATCCGACAAAAAAACGGCTTCTTCGATACTGTGTGTAATAAATATACAAGTAAATTTATATTTGTTATAAATTCTCAAAAGATCGTACATCATCTGTTCTCTGGTCAAAGCATCAAGTGCCCCAAACGGCTCATCCATGAACAGAAGCTCCGGTTCTTGAATCAATGCTCTACAAATCGCAACTCTTTGTCGCATGCCTCCGGACAACTCATGCGGATATTTGTCTTCAAATCCCTTTAAACCGACAAGCTCCAGCAGTTCTTTTGCACGCTCTTTATTGGTTTTTCGATTCGGTCTTGACCACCAGCTGATTCCCTGAATTTCCAACGGAAGCAGCACATTGTCAATCACGCTGCGCCAATCAAGCAATACGTCTTTTTGGAACACGACCGCATTGCCGTCTACCGGACCATTTATTTTCTCCCCATTGATGCGAATGGAGCCATGAGGTGTCGTGTCCAATCCCGCAATCAAATTCATCAATGTACTTTTGCCGCAGCCGCTCGGACCAACGATTGAGACAAAAGAACCGGAATCCAGATTCACACTTATTTTGGATAAAGCCTGCACAGGTCCAGTCCGGGTCTGGTATATTTTTTCCACTTGATCCAAATTGATGGTTTTGCCGCTCAAACTCACGACCTCCTTTTTAGGTCTTGGTACCAAGGCATCGCCAAACGTTCGAGAAAATGAACGATATAAAATAATCCGATCCCCATCACAGCAAGAATGAATAGCGCACAAAACTCCAATGTCGTATCCAATTGAGAGTTCGCCACCAGTTGCAGGTACCCTATCCCTTGAGAGCTGGCCACAAATTCGGCTACAACAGCCCCGACCACAGACAACGTAATGCCTACTTTAAATCCTCCGAACATACTTGGAAGTGCTTTTGGGAGCCGAAAATAAGTGAAAATTTGAAGCTCCGACGCTCGCATAGAACGCCCCAACCGGTACATTTCTTTATCCATCGACTGCAATCCGACTACAGCATTGATCACGACCGGGAAAAACGATATAAGAAAAACAATCAGTACTTTCGTCTTTAACTCATAACCGAACCAAATGACAAGGAGCGGAGCAAGAGCGACCATTGGAATACAGTGGATCCCGATCAGAATGGGATAAATCGTGTTGGCGAAATATTTGGAGTGAACAATTAATATGGCGATCGGGATGCCAATGATGACACTCAGGAAAAACCCGAGAAGCACTTCTCCCAAAGTATATGAGCTATGTGTCATTAACGGTCCGGCATCCTGTATAAACCGTTCGGCAATGCTTATAGGCGAAGGAACGAGATATTCCGGAATCGAGAATACAAGATAGAGAAGCTGCCAAATGACAAGAAGAGCGATCAAAGTAAGGGAAACCGAAATGCTTTGGGAATTGAGCCTCCATTTGAAGCGCCATTTATTTGGATTGCTCACTTGTTCTTGTATAACAAGCTGGATTGGTTCATCTCTCATAAATGATTTTCCTTTCTGGAATTCAGAGAATGCATTATTTTGTCACAATGGGCAAAAAATCGTTCGTATAATATGCAGGCAAATCTTTACGCGCTTTGATGAGTTGGGTGCTTTCCAATATATCCAGTGTCGATTTAAAGTTATTTTCGTCCATCCAGCCAAAAGGATGATTCGTATTATCCAACAGCTCGGCCGTTCTTTTAATTTGATTGACGAAAAGTTCCTCGTTCACCGTTTCAGGAAACAGCTTCTTCATAATTTTCGTCGCTTCTTCGGGATTTTTCATCGTAAATTCCATTCCTTCGTTTATGGCTGCAAGAAAACGTTTGGTCGTATTTGGATTTTCTTTTAGAAATTCCGTATTGGTAGCCAGAGTCAAGCCTGCAACATTAAATCCGTAATCTTTCGCAAACATGACTTCCAGCTTTGTGCCCAGCTTCTGCTCGAACATTGGAAGTTCATTCGTCGAGAAGCATTCGATGGCGTCCGCCTGTTTTGTTAAAAAAGCCGAATTGCGAGCAGAAGCCTCCAGCTTGACTTGGGTAATTTTAGACGGGTCAACTTGATTGGTTTCTAAAAATTTATCGTACAGTTTGGTGAAGGTAGAGGTTGGCGACATGACGATCTTTTTGCCTTCCAAATCTTTCGGCGTCTTGATTGGTTTATCTGGGAAGGAAAGGATAACGAGTGGCGATTTAGTCATATAAGAAGCGATCATGGTGACGGGCATATTTTCAGCTATTCCTTGCGAAGGCTCAACGGTGGATACGACGGCGTAATCGTCATTTTTTTGGGCGACAGCCTGAAGCGCCGGTGTAGATCCGCTGCCTTCCATAACTTTCACGTTTAATCCATATTTCGAAAAAATACCTTTTTCTTGGGTGATGTAAAACGGAGTGAATTCACCCTTTATTTTCCAGTTCAATCTAAACGAGATGTCTGTTTTCTCTGGAGGAGGCAGCGTGGTCGATAAATCGCCGGATGAAGTATTTTCATTCACAGCCGCAGCCGGCGGCTTTGTTGTCTGCTGTTCTGTTTTGTTCCCGCAACCCAAGATCGAAACAAACATAATTGCAACAACCATTAACATGCTAACTCTGTACCGTTTAATAGAAATCTCCTCCAAATAAAAATTTTTTATCATCCTGACATTCAACGGGGTTGATGAAATCAGGATGTCTTACAGCCGAAGCCCCCAAGCATCCCCCACTGTTTTTTGTCTATTTACTCACCCCCCCGAAATACTTTCACTTTCACAATAAAAGCTTGTTACATTTTCTGACACAATTATAGCAATTTAATGAATGATCTAATATGTGTGTAAAGACAAATTAAGATTCGGAGATATGTCTGCAGAGCCAAAACCATTAACATATTTCCAATAATATCCTCAGTAATCTGAAGCGAGACTGCCAAAAAAAGACCAGCAATTAAGATAGCTGCTGGTCATTACTCTATTGCTTGGCTTTAATAGGTGATTTGACTTCGGTTCGCAACGCCAGTCAAGTACGCCATTTATCTTGCTCGCCAACATTAGCTGAATAATCAAGTTGCATGTCTCAAGGCATAAACGAACATGAGGATTGTCTTGATTCCGCGGCAATAAGGATCATTTGCGAGCAACGCTTTTTCTCATCAACGCAATAAAATACGGTGCACCCAATAGTGCGACAACAAGTCCGGAAGGGATTTCCTTGGGACTGAATAAGAGGCGGCCGACCAAATCTGCGGTCATGAGAAGCAATGCGCCAATCAACAGCGTCGCGGGAAGCAAACGACGGTGGTTGTGGCCGATAAGAATCCGGGCCGCATGCGGAGCGATCAGACCGACAAAACCGACCGTTCCGACCGTCGCTACCGCGGCAGCTGCGATAGCGACGCCGATAATACCCGCCCAAATCCGGGTCCGTATGACATTTACGCCGAGTCCGGTCGGAACCTCATCGCTCAGCGCAAGCAAATCCAGCTTGCGGCAGAGCCACCAGGCGACAGGGAGCAGCACGGCTGGCCAGATCATAAGCTGCCACAGTTCTTCCCAAGTACGGGCGTACGTACTGCCCGCCAGCCAGGAGAGCGCCGCGCTCGCCCTAATCTTGGCTTGAATAACGAGCATTTGAATGATGCCTGAGCCCATTGCCGAAACCGCGACGCCGACCAATACAAGTATTGCTGGATTCATACCGCTTCGCCTAGAAACGGCATAGACAATTGCCGCGCTTGCGAACGCCCCGGCAAAAGCCGCCGCAGGCAGCCACGAGATGTGGATATGCGGCAGTACAATCAAGAGCAGAAGCGCACCTACGCCAGCCCCCGCACTAACCCCGACAATTGACGGATCGGCCAGCGGGTTTTTCACGATACCCTGCAGCAGCAGGCCGCTTGCAGCGAGCGCCGCTCCGGCCACCGCCGCCACCAGCATGCGCGGAAGCCGCATGTTGAATATGATGTTGCGCGTCAGTTCATCGCCTCCCCCGGCCATCGCTGCTAGTATATCCGAAATGTGCAGTCGCAGGCTTCCGAGGGAAATGCCCAAGAACCAGATGACGACAAAAAGAACCGCCAGGACCATAAGCAGAACAGGGTAAGGCGTACGACCCGACAACCGGGAAGCAAGCGTTGAAGAATCCGAAGAGCGCTGAAGATGGCCGCCCCCCTTGCGGGCGCGTATTGCCAGCCAGATCATCCATGGTCCTCCGATGATTGCGGTGACGGCACCGGCCGACAATTCGTCGGAGCCGTCCGCAACCATTCGGGCCAGTGTGTCGGCGCCCAGCAATACGATGGCTCCCCAAATCATGGAGGAAATGAGCAGCGGCAAATGGCGCCGGATCCCGATCAAACGCATCAAGTGGGGAGCAATCAGCCCGATAAATCCGATCCCGCCCACAACGCTGACGGTCGCTGCCGCCAGAAGGACGGCAAGCAGAAGAGACGTCATGCGCACGAGAGGTACCCGCTGCCCGAGCGATTGCGCCATTTCATCGCCGAGTTCGAACAAGTCAAGCGATCTGGATAAAGCAACGGCAATCAGAGCAGACGGAAATATCCAGGGCACGGCAAACCGGACGCCGCTCCAATTGGTTTGTTCAAGCGAGCCCGACCCCCATGCCAGCAGCCGACCCGTATTTTCTTCGTACATTAACTGCAGCGTCCCGCTAACGGCCCCAATGGCTAAGGTGACGGCCATGCCGGCAAGCGTGAGCCGCACCGGGGAAGCTGTTAAGCCTCCGGCCATGGCATATACCAGGGCAATGGCAGCGAGCCCGCCGATAAACGCGACGATCAGCGAATTGGAAGAAAAGGCGGCGGGAAAAAAAACTGCCGCCGCATTCACGGCCAGAAACGCGCCGGAGTTGATGCCGAGCGTTTCGGTCGAAGACAACGGATTTCGCGTTATGGTTTGCAGCAGCGTCCCGGCTGCTGCGAGAGCGGCCCCCGCAAGTAACCCCATGGTGGCCCGGGGGAGCCGAAGCGTTCGGATCACGTGATGATCTGCCACGTCCTGGGGAGCAACGAATGCATCAATTAAGGTTTGAATGCCAATACCGGCCTCTCCCTGGGTAATATTCAGGAAGAACATGCCGGCGAGGAGAACTACCCCCCCGCCGAACACCAGCAAATAACGGCTCCACATTAGAAGAAGGCTGGACTTTAAAACAGTTGCGCCGTTATTCATTACAGTATTCATTTGCCAAGCACCGAAACGACACGCTCGGTGAACACTTCAGCGGATAACGGTCCGCCGAACGGCCATGTATCGCCGCCAAGCGCAAAAATGCGGTTTTCCTTCACAAAAGTCAAGCCTTTCCATACGGGGTTGTCCTTCATGAAATTATTGAGAACTTCGTCATCCGTCTGGATCATTGTGATCAAGCTGGCGTCCTGCACCTTCGTAAGCGTTTCAACACTCGTCTCCGAGAAACCAAACTCTTCAAGCTTATCGGACTTATAGGCGTTAGTCATGCCAAGCTTGGACAAGATGAATCCAGCCAGCGAATTATCCGTGAAAATCCGGAAGGTTACCGCATTCTGATCCGAGAACGCCTGCAATAGAACATAGTTGGCTCCCGCTTTGTTATCCTTTAACTTCTCCTTTGCTTCGGTGTACATCCCATTCAGGTTGTCAAGCATTTTTTGACCTTCATCCTTTTTGCCCAATACGTCAGCAATCGTCATGAACGTTTCTTCCATCTCTTTATACGGGTCTTGGGTCTCCTCCGGTGAAAACGGGTCGAAAATGAGTGTCGGCGCGATGGCTTTCAGCTGGTCGGCGATTTTCTCGTGGCGATACTTGACGCCGATGATGAGGTCCGGCTTCAAGGCAGCGATTTGCTCCAGATTCGGTTCAAAACGGGCGCCAACGTCCTGTACATCTGGTCCGATGGCCACCTTCACCTTTACCCATGTCTTATAACCTTCAATGTCGGCCGCGCCTACCGGCTGCACACCTGCCGCCAGCACGTCCTCTAAATAGACCCAATCCAGAGCCACGACCCGTTGTGGAACACCTTTGATTTCCACAACGCCCAGTGCGTCGTTGACCGTTTTCACTTCCGGAGCAGCTTCAGACGTCGTGCTGGCAGATGTGCTTGAAGATGTTTTTGAAGAAGTACTTGTAGTTGTACTCGACGAAGATGAAGTTGAATTTTCCGAGACCGATTCCCCATTGTTGGCGCAAGCGGCAACAATGAATAGAAACACAGTCAAGATGAGAACAGCATAACGCGAACGAAACAGCATAATTACCCCTCCATATTTAACCAAAATTTCAATTTGTGCATGATTTCGTTATCTTCTTGATAAATGTGTTAATGGGAGGTTTCAAGACCCTCCAGCCAGTTCGTGGGGATGCAGTTGTAATCGTTCGTCTTCCAGACAACGCCGATTTTCCTCTCCTAGGCGATCAAGTGCAGATTTCGGAACAGTTCATTTACATTCAATCAATAATGATCTTATTAAATTCGTAATTGGTTTCGGCAGCGCTGCTATATTAGCCATCAGTCTCATTCCCCAAATAAGTAAATTAATCCGCATTAACCGTCTCGATTTTTCCAATCAAATCATTAATATTGTTAATTCCATATTTTATCATATAGTCCTTAATTTCTTGCAGAATATCCATCATAGCAGTAGGCTTGATAAAGCTTGCCGTTCCGACCTGGACGGCACTGGCCCCTGCTAACATCATCTCGATCGCATCCTCGCCGTTCATTACCCCTCCGCAGCCTATAATCGGCAGCTTCGTAACCTGCCTGACTTGGTAGATCATTCGGACGATAATCGGCTTTACGGCCGGACCTGATAGCCCACCCATAATATTGCCGATTTTTGGCTTACGCGTATGAATATCAATCGCCATTGCCAATATCGTATTCGCCACATTCAATCCATCTGCTCCGCCTTGCTCTGCTGCGAGGGCAATTTCCTGGATATTGGTAACGTTTGGGGTTAGCTTCGCAATTACCGGCTTATCGGTAACTTCCAATACCCGAAGCAGCACCTTGCGAGTCGCTTCTGGGTTCATTCCGAATGCATCACCGTTTCCTTTTAGGTTGGGGCAAGAAATATTCAACTCCAACGCCGCGACACTATCCACTTTGCCGATTATTTCAGCCATTTCTGCAAATTCGTCGATTGAATAGGCGGAGATACTGGAAATCAAAGGCACATCGAACCGTGTATAGTAGGGTATTGTTTTGGACAAGTAATAATCGATGCCTTTGCTTTGGATACCAATGGAATTGATCATTCCGGCCGAAACTTCACAAACCCTTGGTGTAAGGTTCCCCTTGCGAGGGTGCTTTGTAATGCTCTTCGGGACGACTGCGGCTAGTTGGTTAAAATCGATCAAATTGTCCATGTCTTCACCAAATGCACCAGACGCGGGCAT carries:
- a CDS encoding ABC transporter ATP-binding protein, coding for MSGKTINLDQVEKIYQTRTGPVQALSKISVNLDSGSFVSIVGPSGCGKSTLMNLIAGLDTTPHGSIRINGEKINGPVDGNAVVFQKDVLLDWRSVIDNVLLPLEIQGISWWSRPNRKTNKERAKELLELVGLKGFEDKYPHELSGGMRQRVAICRALIQEPELLFMDEPFGALDALTREQMMYDLLRIYNKYKFTCIFITHSIEEAVFLSDRVLVMSSRPGKLVKDISINLPRPRNSESRNDSNFTGHVNEIRSIFKTQGILSEV
- a CDS encoding ABC transporter permease, with the protein product MRDEPIQLVIQEQVSNPNKWRFKWRLNSQSISVSLTLIALLVIWQLLYLVFSIPEYLVPSPISIAERFIQDAGPLMTHSSYTLGEVLLGFFLSVIIGIPIAILIVHSKYFANTIYPILIGIHCIPMVALAPLLVIWFGYELKTKVLIVFLISFFPVVINAVVGLQSMDKEMYRLGRSMRASELQIFTYFRLPKALPSMFGGFKVGITLSVVGAVVAEFVASSQGIGYLQLVANSQLDTTLEFCALFILAVMGIGLFYIVHFLERLAMPWYQDLKRRS
- a CDS encoding ABC transporter substrate-binding protein, with amino-acid sequence MVVAIMFVSILGCGNKTEQQTTKPPAAAVNENTSSGDLSTTLPPPEKTDISFRLNWKIKGEFTPFYITQEKGIFSKYGLNVKVMEGSGSTPALQAVAQKNDDYAVVSTVEPSQGIAENMPVTMIASYMTKSPLVILSFPDKPIKTPKDLEGKKIVMSPTSTFTKLYDKFLETNQVDPSKITQVKLEASARNSAFLTKQADAIECFSTNELPMFEQKLGTKLEVMFAKDYGFNVAGLTLATNTEFLKENPNTTKRFLAAINEGMEFTMKNPEEATKIMKKLFPETVNEELFVNQIKRTAELLDNTNHPFGWMDENNFKSTLDILESTQLIKARKDLPAYYTNDFLPIVTK
- a CDS encoding iron ABC transporter permease, with the protein product MNTVMNNGATVLKSSLLLMWSRYLLVFGGGVVLLAGMFFLNITQGEAGIGIQTLIDAFVAPQDVADHHVIRTLRLPRATMGLLAGAALAAAGTLLQTITRNPLSSTETLGINSGAFLAVNAAAVFFPAAFSSNSLIVAFIGGLAAIALVYAMAGGLTASPVRLTLAGMAVTLAIGAVSGTLQLMYEENTGRLLAWGSGSLEQTNWSGVRFAVPWIFPSALIAVALSRSLDLFELGDEMAQSLGQRVPLVRMTSLLLAVLLAAATVSVVGGIGFIGLIAPHLMRLIGIRRHLPLLISSMIWGAIVLLGADTLARMVADGSDELSAGAVTAIIGGPWMIWLAIRARKGGGHLQRSSDSSTLASRLSGRTPYPVLLMVLAVLFVVIWFLGISLGSLRLHISDILAAMAGGGDELTRNIIFNMRLPRMLVAAVAGAALAASGLLLQGIVKNPLADPSIVGVSAGAGVGALLLLIVLPHIHISWLPAAAFAGAFASAAIVYAVSRRSGMNPAILVLVGVAVSAMGSGIIQMLVIQAKIRASAALSWLAGSTYARTWEELWQLMIWPAVLLPVAWWLCRKLDLLALSDEVPTGLGVNVIRTRIWAGIIGVAIAAAAVATVGTVGFVGLIAPHAARILIGHNHRRLLPATLLIGALLLMTADLVGRLLFSPKEIPSGLVVALLGAPYFIALMRKSVARK
- a CDS encoding ABC transporter substrate-binding protein is translated as MKTVNDALGVVEIKGVPQRVVALDWVYLEDVLAAGVQPVGAADIEGYKTWVKVKVAIGPDVQDVGARFEPNLEQIAALKPDLIIGVKYRHEKIADQLKAIAPTLIFDPFSPEETQDPYKEMEETFMTIADVLGKKDEGQKMLDNLNGMYTEAKEKLKDNKAGANYVLLQAFSDQNAVTFRIFTDNSLAGFILSKLGMTNAYKSDKLEEFGFSETSVETLTKVQDASLITMIQTDDEVLNNFMKDNPVWKGLTFVKENRIFALGGDTWPFGGPLSAEVFTERVVSVLGK
- a CDS encoding dihydroorotate dehydrogenase; translated protein: MSKIVDELLNLQVKIGSLTLHNPVMPASGAFGEDMDNLIDFNQLAAVVPKSITKHPRKGNLTPRVCEVSAGMINSIGIQSKGIDYYLSKTIPYYTRFDVPLISSISAYSIDEFAEMAEIIGKVDSVAALELNISCPNLKGNGDAFGMNPEATRKVLLRVLEVTDKPVIAKLTPNVTNIQEIALAAEQGGADGLNVANTILAMAIDIHTRKPKIGNIMGGLSGPAVKPIIVRMIYQVRQVTKLPIIGCGGVMNGEDAIEMMLAGASAVQVGTASFIKPTAMMDILQEIKDYMIKYGINNINDLIGKIETVNAD